Below is a genomic region from Mycoplasma phocoeninasale.
AGAACTCTTTTAATATTTTCCTCATCAAGATTATTGACTTTATCAAAGCTTGAACTAGTAATTAGCTCAGATAATGGTCTTTTGATTTCATACCTTATCTCAAATGTACAATCTTCATAATCGTCATTATTATTAAAATTTAAAATAATCTTTTTGTTATTTGGCTGATGCTCATATTGGTAGTTGATTTTGTCAACGCTTAATTGATTTAAAACAAATTTTTTTGTTATTTCTTCCAAATTGTTTACTTGGTTATCCAATAATTTTCCTAAATAATCATTTTTTATAGAATTTCTTATTTCTCGTTTAAATTCTACAGTTAAATTTAACTCTCCTCTATATTTTCACTTGCCAGTATCTGAAGGAGTAATTACTATTTTCATTCATTCTTTACTGAATTTACTAAATCTAAATTTAAAATCATTTCAATTAATATGCTTATTGTTATTTTTAACAAATTCAACGATTTCATAATAGTTATCTTCACTAAAATATGGAATTTTTGAGTGTTTTTTATCATTTTTTATATTTAATTTATTAATATCTTTTGTTAATCCTTTAGGATATTTTTCAAATGTTATAAGAGTTCCATCACAAAATTCATCGTAATTTTTAACGCTATCTACTTTTCAATTTGAAAGATTTGCGTCAAATATTTTGGCATTTTTAAACATTTTTGTCATGTTTTCAACATTGGAGGTGTTCCATCTGCTAATGTCTAAATTGAAAGATTCTGCCCCTTCAAACATTGAAGACATATTTTTAATATTATTTTCATATTTAAGGGCATCAAATGGACTTCTGCCATAATTATTAAATTTCTTAGCATTTTTAAACATTGAAGACATATTTCTAACATTAGAAATGTCTCACATTGATATGTCGCGATTAAATTCTACTGCTCCCTCAAACATTGATGACATATCTCTAACATTTTTAAATGTATGGGATGTATCCCTAAGATTAAAATCCTGAAATGACCGTCACTTATTAAATTTCTTAGCATTTTTAAACATTGATGACATATTTATAACATTCGAAAAATTTCATAAGTATACATCATCATTAAATTCTTCTGCTTCTTCGAACATTGATGACATATTCGTCACATTACTTACATCTCATGAATAAACATAATTGTTAAATTTCTTTGCCCCCTTAAACATTGATGACATATTATTGACATTTGATGTATTCCAATAATATAAACTTCTATTAAATTCTCTTGCACCTTCAAACATTTTTGACATCGTTGTAACATTTGATGTTATTCAATTGCCAATACTATCATTAAATGATACCGCATCCTTAAACATAGAAGACATATTTCTTACCTTTGATACATCTCATGAATAAACATAATTATTAAATTTCTTTGCTCCCTCAAACATTGACGACATATCTCTAACATTTGATGTATCTCAATAATATAAACTTTGATCAAAGTTTCAAGCATCCTTAAACATAGAAGACATTGTCATCGCACTTTCTGTTTTTCATGGGGTAATATCACCATTAAAAAGAGTTGCCCCTTCAAACATAGAAGACATATCTATAACTTTTTTGACATTTCAAGTAGTTAATTTTTCATTAAATTTTATAGCATTTTTAAACATACAAGACATATTTATAACATCAGACACTTCTCAATGATCTATATATTCATTAAATCATACACAACCCTCAAAGGCATTTTCCATCGAAACAACAAAATCACCTGAAATTGCTTGTCTTACAATGTTATTGCTAAAAGATTGATAAAAACTAACAACGTTTTCATCGAAAGGTTCAAGCACAACTAAAGGAACTTCAAATCTATTTGCTGGATTCTTGAAATACATAAAGCCAATACGTGTGCAAACAAGACCGTAATAATAATTTACATATTCACCTTTCTTGTGAAGTATTAATTCATATCCCAAGCTTTTATATTTTGCCTTGATTTTAGCAATTTTGCTTTCCTTAGTAATTTTATTTGAATTAAGTATAATGTTATTTTCCTTGCTTAAATTAAAATTGGTATTTGCCAATTTTGAGAAGTTTATTCCTGCATAAATTGGAATAATTGGAATCAAACATAATGAAGTCATAAATATTTTTCTTAATATTTTCTTTCTCATAGCACCTTTCTTTTTCATATATTTCCTTATTATATTATTATAATAATATAATATAACATATTTATTAAATAATAAAAAATTAATTTAGGTTTTTAAAAATATTAAACATATAAATTTTATGCTGAAAGTTTCAACTATATAAAGTTAATTAGTTTGCATTTAATTTTTTAAAAAACAAGTCATATAAAAACCTAATTTCAAAAAATATATAACAATGTTTAAAACTATGCAGTATATATTTATTAATTGGTGTTAAATCGCAGGAATTATTGATAGATAAATTATTTACCATATCTTCTTAATAGCACATTTAATATTGTGAAATTTTTGCGAATAAATTGTGTAAATATTTAACTACATAAAATAGATTTTTTGTTGTTAAATAATGATAAGACAATTTGTTTTAATTAATAATTTTGATGCGAGATCATCTAACTGGAAAAAACATTTTTGAGCAAGAAGAATAAAATATGGTAAAATCAAAGCAGTAATTTTTGTGAATTAGTGACAAAATAGCAAAAACTTATTCATTTTTAATTATATGAATAATAATTATTTACAACATTTATTTCAATCTAGGTAGTACTACTATTTCATACCTACACTTAATTAGTGTTTTTTGGCTTAATTTAATTATATTAGTATTTAAATACTAATTTTTAGTCAAAGTAAGATAAGCTAATTTTCAAAAATTCATAAACGAAGGGAATAAATTTATGAAAAAAAATATTAAAACTTGGCTCCTAGCAATGACTTCGATAGCTCCCATATCAATGATATCAGTTGCTTGCACATCCAAAAATGTGCAGCCAAATAAAGATGATAAAAATAAATTGTCTAATAAAGATAAAAATGTTGATAATAAATCAAAAATAAATGACAGAAATATAAATAGTAAATTTTTAGAAGAAAATATTAATGTTTTAGCATTAGGTGATTCAATTACTGCGGGTTTTAACGGTGAATATAGTTTCGAACTTCCAGGAAATTTTAATTCAGAAAAAGATAAGGATGTAAGCGGTTTATCATATCCTTCATTTCTTGTGGAATTACTACAAAGAACGAAACCTAACTTTGTAAAAAATTATGATAACTATGCATTATCGGGATCAAAAATTATAGATTGACTTTATTTACTAGAAGAGCCTAGCTTTGACTATGATATTCAAAAGAAAAAAACACCTTTTAAATTTTTATTAAATTTAGATCAAGATGCTAAAAATCCATTTAGAAATCGTATTCGTAATCAATTTGGAGGTTTCGAAAAATCAAATTTAAAAAATTTAAATACTAAGATAAAAGAAGCAGATTTTATTACATTGTCAATTGGAGCGAATGATATATTTGAAAATATTGATCTTAATTTACTTCGAAAAGTTGCACAAAATCCAATTAATGAAAACGTTAATTTATTTAAGAATTCATTATTAAAAATTTATAATGATAATATTAAAAATTTTGATATTTTACTAAAAAGAATTAAATTACTAAATCCAAAAGCACAAATTGTTGTTGTGGGATATCCATTTATCTTCTTAAGAGCAAAGCCATTGCTTGATGAACTATTTAATGAAAGTAATTTAAGATTTGAGGTTTTTGAGAAATTAAATGAAATTAATAAGACAGTAGCCAAAAGTAATGACGTTGTTTATGTTGAAACTTATGATGAAAAATATTGAGTTGATAATGCTAAGAAATTAACACGTTCAATTTTTGATATTCATCCAACTGAAGAAGGCTATAAAAAAATGGCAATTGAATTATTTAGAAAATTAGCATTTAACTATACAAGCCCACGTGAGATTAATGTCAATCAAAACCAAAGGTATGTTGAAAAAGATGAAGAAACCATTCACAAAATTTTTGATACTGGTCTGACTAATTATCGACTTAGAGAAATTATTGCTAACTTCGAAAGTAAAAAAACCATGTATCAACTAAAAATTGAAAATCAAAAAAATGAACTTTTCTCAATTGATAGAAATATTATCAAAAACCTAATTCTTTCAAATGATGCACTATTTGGTTCGATACTTTCAAAGGTTTTTGCCAAGGAGAAAAGATTTAGTAAATTTTTTGAAAATCCGCAATTTAAAGAAAAAATTATTTCAGCAATTCTTAGAGCAGATTTAATTGATAAAATTGATCTAGAAATTCAAAAATATTTTGATGAAACTAATCTGCCAATAAATAAACAGAATTTAACCAATGTATTTGTAGATATTTTATTTAATAAAAATATTATTCTTGATGCTTTTAAAGAATTTATTAAGACTGATTTTGATGATTTAGAAAAAGTAACTTTGGCTGAGCTTATTACTAGCATTGCGGCTAGAGTTGATTTAATTGATCCTAGACTTGCGACAATTAAGGAAAACAAGAATATTACCGATTTTATCGAAAACACCGTGCTAGAAGTGCTAAATAACAAAAATGACTATCTAAAAGCTAATAGCTTCCTTGACATCTTGAAGACCTATTTTAAAAACAATCCAAATATTAGTTTTAGACCATTAATTAAAGGTTTAATATCAAATGAGTATATCTTTGATAAATTATTTGAACAATTAGAAAAAGTGGTTCCAGGTATTACTGGCTCGAAAAAATTCGTTAAGAGAGTCTTTGAAAGTTTACCTGACTTCAGAATTTTTCACAAGCTAGAAACTCATTTAATTAACAAAATTACTAGTGGAAAGTTTAGTTTAGACTTTAACATTTTTTCAGATTTAGAAATTAGTAGACAAGATCTTTTCTATTTAGTAAAAGATTTTGTTAGCTTAATTGAAGATAATCATGTGAAAAGAGATCTAAGACAACTAATTAATACAATATTAGTCGGTTTCTTCTCGGAGTATGGTGTGGTGATTGATGACCCAAGCCTTATTTCATTTAAAAACTCATTAATTAACGATTTCGTTGATAGAATTGATGAATATGAAAAAGAGCTGCTATTGACATTTAATAATGAGAGCAATAATAAATTGTCAAATAGTCTAAAAGTGCTGTTTAAAGTCTATTTACAAGGTTATGAAAATGAAAGAATTGCTCGTGACTTCATTAGTGATGTAAGTAAAGACATTGCTAAAAATGACAAATTAATGGATATTGTTGTTGAAGGTATTCAAAAAGCTCTAAAACTAGAAAACTTCGAACCTTCATCTGACAATTTAAAAATTAAAAATTTAGTTAGAAGTGTTTTGGGTAATGTTGGAGATACTACATTGTTCAAAAACACATTAGACGATATTCTGAGTCAACTAAAAGTGGGAAAGATTAATTTTGGTTCAATTTCTGAAGTTGCAACTAGCATTAACTTCTCAATACTTGTAAAAGAACTTACTAACATTCCTAACCTACTAAATCTTTTCGAAGGTAACAAAATTAAATCAGAGCATGTCGTTGAATTTCTAAACTTAATTACGGAAAAATCACCATTGACTAAAATTGAAAATCTAAGTGCTGAAAAAAATCCACTATTTTATTCTCTAAATAACCTAGATAAATTTCACATTAACTCTTCATTTACCACTGATGTGAAACTAATCTTTAATATCTCACTATTTTCAAAATTAAAAGTATTTATTAAACCAGTAATAGATAAAATTGCTAACAACGAAAATGTTGAGCAAAACAAAAAATTCTTATATCGTTTGAGTGCAATTATTTTATACTCAGCTTACGAAGGATATTTCAAAAATTCACCTGGTATTGTTAGAAACTTATTCTTCTACTACACTTACAGCTGGCCTATTCCAACAGTTGCGTCACTAATTTTCAGTGCTTATGATGGCCAAAACAATGAAGCACTTGTTAAGGAAATTTTAGGAAATATATATGCTAAGATCGAACGTAATAATCGAGATTCAGAAACTAATATCTCACAAAACGATCTTGCTAAGATAATTTACTATAATAATGAAAAAAATGAAGATGGCACTCTATGAAGAGAAAAGCTATTTCAATTCATTAAAAAAGGAAAAGCAGAATAGCGCTAAAAAAGGATATCAATACTAGCTTAAATAAAAAAAATAGGCATAAATGAATGTGCCTATTTTTTATCATTTTTACTATTATGAATTAGCTAGTTTTGGGTTGCAATTTATTACTCTTACTTAAGATATTACTAATAATGCCATATACACCATCAAAATCTTTTTTAATTGGATCAGAATCTGGGATTTTATTAATTTCGCTTAGTAAGGTAAGAAAATCTAATCCTTCAATATTTATGTCGCTGAAGTCTTTAAGTGAAGGCTCACTAAAATTAATTTGTTTACTTATTAATTTATTAATGATATATTTTTGAAATTTATCAAAAATGCTGAATCTTGTGATATTTGTAATGATAGCTTTTATTACTTTTTTGTTTTCTTTCAGGACGGGGTATCTAGACTCAATTTGTTCAAAGATTTTTTCAAGTATGAAATCATTGCTTAAAATACTTTTAACTAATTCTTTAAAATCTATATTGGGATGATTTTTTAAATAAATACTTATTAAGTCTGCAAAATCATTAGCATTACCGTATAGTTGCTTATTATTCAAAACATCTAGAATTGTATCTTCAATAAATCTTAGAATTACTGAATTATTTTTAAGTGATGATAATTGTGGATTAATTAAATCGATTTTGTTTAATAGCATTGCAATTCCTTTAGAAATTGCGACTTTTTCTTCAGTGTTAAAGTCAATGCTAATAAATTCCTTTGCAAGAATAAAGATTAGCTCTTGATTTAAAAAGAAGGTAATTAAGTTAGTCTTATTAATTGGTAGATTGGTTTGATCAAAGTATTTATGAAGATTAATTACAGTTTTATCAATTAATTTAGACTTCTGAATTGCTGAGATGATTTTATCAATAAAACTATCTTGATTAAATAAGTTTTTCAAATTTTGATTATCAGCAAAGAATTTTCCTAAATTTGCTTTGATGGCCGCTTTGTTAGCTGCTATTCAATTGTTAATAATGTTGCTTTGAATTGAAAATAGCTCATCCTTCTTGCTATTAATTTCGGCCTGATATGATGTTTTTTCACTTTCGAATCTTTCAACTATTTTTTTTAGTTCCTCGTTAGTTTTGTTAGTTTCAAATATCTTATGAATGCTAACCTTATCTTTTTCAGAATATTTTTGATTTTGATTAACATTAATTTCTTGCGGATCTTTATAGTTAAATGCTAGTTTTCTTAATAACTCCATAGCAATTTTTTTATAGCCTTCTTCAGTTGGATGAATATCAAAAATTGAATGAGCCAAACTCTTAGCATTGTCAAGTCAATATTTTTCATCATATGTTTCAACATATATAACTTTATTATCTTTAGCTACTTTTTTGGCAATGTCATTTAGCTTTTCAAAAACTTTAAAGGGAATATCTGTCCCTCTAAATAATTCATCAATAAATGGTTTTGCTCTTAGTAGAATAAATGGGTAGCCAACTATGCTGACTCTGGCATTTTTATTTAGTGTTTTAATTCTCTTAATAAGCATATCAAAATTAGTTTCAATATTTTGGAATGTTTGGATTAATGATGAATTAAATTCATTAACATTTTCTTCACTTGGGTTTTGAAAAATTTTTTGAATTAAAGTAAAATTCAAATTTTTAAATAAATCATTGGCTCCGGCTGAAAGAGTAATAAAATGAGCGTTTTTAACTTGACTAATAAGATTGCCTAAGCTATTTGGGCTAAAATCCCCAAATTGTTTTTTAATCCGATCTTTAAATGGATTTTTATCTTCCTTATCAATATTTTTTAAGAATTTGAAAACTGAACCTTTAACGTTAGGATCATAGTTAAAATTTGGGGTTTGCAATAAATATAATCAATCAGTAATTTTTGAACTTGATAGCGCAAAATTTTCATAGTGTTTTACAAAATTAGGTTTTATTTTTTGCAGTAAATCAACAAAAAAAGATGGATATGACAAACCTTTAACCTTTGCTCCTTCTGAGTTTTCAAAATTTCCAGGAAGTTCAAAACTATATTCGCTATTAAAACCAGCAGTAATTGAATCTCCCAAAGCAACAATATTAAGATTCTTGTTTAGAAAACCATTACTATCAATAGCACTGTCAAATGTTTTATTATTAGCCTTTGCTGTTGTACATGAAGCTGCCACTATGGACATAGGTACTATTGATGTTAAGGCTAAGAAACCAATTTTAATAATTTTTTTCATAATAATATATTCCTTTCATTTAAAGCATATTTTAATATGAATATGGCATATTAAATTTTTTAGCTTTAATATTTTTATTTTAAAAAATAATGTATTTTTTCAACCATAAATTCCTTTTGGATTTTAAATAGCTAAAAATCATATTTATATTTTTCTAAAAACATTATCACAATATTATTTATTTTTATATTTTTTTTAAAAATATCTAATTTTTTTGCGCTTATAAAATTAAAAACAGCAATAGTTTTGTTGCATATTTATTTTAATTGAATTATTTTTGATATCAATTTTATATTGTATTTTTTTAAAAAATTATCTTCGAAATGAATTAATCTCAAGTATGACCATTCTATTATTGATTGCTAAGCATGAGTTTAGTTTGAGCGGAAGGAAATGTGGTGATACTGATAAAAGAATGATAAAAGATGATTTTAAATCAATTATAGTGATAAAGCTAAAATTGTAAAAGTTGTTCAAGCATTTGAAGTTACTATCGGCAGCGATACACAGTTGCTAGTCTAGTCTTATAATAGAATTTGCTACTAAAGATGGTACAAATTGTAAATTTATTATTGTAGTTATTAAATCGATTAAGACTCAATAAATGAAGGAAAATAGTCAAAAAGCAATGATTTCAAAATTTAAATAACATTACTGTCTAAAAAACACATAAACATAAATTCGTAAAAACAATTTTCTTGTACCATGAAATTTTGTCTGATAAAAAGCATTTTTGCTATATACAAAAAAGTTGTTAGGGCTAAAGGATTTGGTCTAAAAAAGGCAATCATAATTTAATATTTTGCTTGTAAAATTGATATATAAAAAATATAAAAAAATATACCAAATAGCACATTATACTGTTCATAAATTAAAACAAGAACAATTGGATACTATATAAAACTTTATCAAAATATTAATTTGAGCAAATGGCCAAATTCCATTAATTCAGTGAAATAAATTCTTTCTGAAAATCTAACAAAAAAGCTGCACAATTATTAGATATTGGAGGTTATACTTTCATTATGGAAGACGTTAAAATTGAAAATAAAAGTCAAATATTAAGCTTTTTGATTTTTATGCAAAATTACTATTAATTAGTTAAATTTTGAAGAAAACATAATTTACAGATAAGTTAGCTTTTTAATCTCTAATTAATAAGAAAAAATAAGTTCAAGATCACGTGATAAAAGTTCAAATATTCGAACTAAATTAAATAATACAACATTAAACTATAAAATCATGTACTTAAAGACATTAAAATTTTAATAAAGAAGCTATTGTAATGTCAAATACATTTACGCGAGTTTCACATAAAACAATTTTTTAATTAAAAGATGTCAAAAAAAAGTTTTATTTGATCTTTTCGTAATAAATTCAGGATTATCAAATCAAGAATTTAAAGCTTATAATTAAAATATAAATTATCAACTTCAAAATGAAAATATTATTAATTTTTGAACGGTTTTTGATTTTGAAATTAATTTTAGTGGGGCCATAAAATTTATAAACAATTAATATTTATAATAAAAAATCAACTTCTACAACTAGTTTTATATTGTAACAGTTGTTCGAACTTGATTTTTTTAATTTTATAATAGCTGAAACTTATTTTGTCGTTTTCATCATTTTTAGTTTATTAGCTATACTTTCTTTAACTTCTTTTAATTTCTTAAATGTATCGGCTTTTTCTAATATAGATTTATATTCATTATAATCAACTTTTTTCAAAGTAGACAAGGCAATTATAGCATTTTGCAAATTAATTTTTTCAATAGCAAAATGACTCATAATTTTACTTGTATCACCATTACTATTTATTAATTGCAGAAATTCTTCATATTTTTTTGGCTCAGAATTTTCCAATCCTTCTATTACATCCAAAAGATTCGATTTTGTTCTAAGGGTATTAATTTTATTTCTAAGATCTTCTACCTTATCAAATGTTAAATGTTTGTTTATTTCGTTTTTTATCAGTTCCTTTTCCAATATTTTATCGTCTATTGTGTTTACTAATCCTAATAATTCTTCTTTAAGAACTACAAAAACATTTTCGAACTCTTGTTTGTTGCTTTCTGCCGCAACTTTGTCTTTCATGTTAAACTGGATTTTTTTATAAATTGCTTCAGATCTATATAAATTATCTTGAGTTACCAAGAAAAATTTAACGTATAAATAATCATTTTTTGAAGAAAGTGAATAATATTGAGAATTCTTACTGTCAATTTTGAAATTATTTTTTTCGTTATTTTCTAATGTAATTTTACTAAAGTCTAGTGAGCGATTATTATTAGTAATTGCTTCAGAATACTTAAATGTAACTTTTTCAATATCGGTTTGGTATTCTTTTGACTTATTTTCTAAATTATTAAATTCTGAATCTGCAATTTTCATTATAACTACTACATTATTTTTTGAAAGTATTAGTTTTAGATATTTGGTAAATGTTTTGTTCCCGTCTTTGGCTACTAATTTAGCGATTACTTCATTTCCTTTTGTAATGAATTTAGATTTTGATGTTTCAAGTGTAAAAGTATTATCAGATAATTCAACATTGCTAAAGTCAAAATCAACGACATTTTTTAGAGAATTATCTTTGTAAGTAATTATTATTTTTTCTCATTTTTGTTCTGGTGTCAATACTTCCGGTTCTTTAATTTGATCAAATTCTTCTTTTGTGGTCTTTGTGCCATTAGGATTTTCCTGTTCTAGTTGAAATTTAACGTAGAAGTCATACGATTTAGTTTCTTTTTTAAGAACTAATTTAGCTATAGCATATTTTTTAACTGAAGGAGGCAATGTTGAAGCTTCTATTTTAATTTTTATTTGTGAATTTGCTTTATCAATTTGGAAGCCCTGATTTTTTTCTAATACAATATTATCTAGATTTAAAGAAGTTGCTTCAGTTGGTGTTCCATTATATTTGAAAATAGCTTCTCTTCTTAATTTTTGCTCCTCTGTTTCTTTTGGCTGTTGGTCGGCGCTTTTTTTTGTGAAACCGCTGATTTTAAATTCTTTTGTGGCGCTTGTTTGTCCTTTGGTTGACTTAACAACTACAGTAAGTTCACCAGTTGTGTCATTTCCAGTAACAGATTCTACTGTAAAAGTAAAACCAGCAACTGTTCCAACGGTAACTTCATTATTTTGAACAGTGCTTGCTAATTTATTTTTATTAGCTACAGTAACGGTGACGTTATTTAAACTGTCTTGAACCTCTTTTAGCTCTGGATTATTAGGTTTTGGGTCCTCTTTTTTGGTTCCACCACATGATGCAGCAATCAATGGCAAGCTGATCACACTCGCGATTGACCCTGGAGATAGTATTTTTTTATAAAAATACAAAATTTTATAAGATAAAAAAATATTAAGTGTTTTAAAGGTTTTATAAAAAAGTATTTTTTAATTTTAATAATATATAAAAAACTTGCTAATAAAAATTAGCAAGTAATAATTATTAATAATAATGTTATTAAAATTTTATATATTATATAAATTATTAAGTTTTTGAGATATTTGAAATGTTAGATCAAATATTTAGTGTGGTAAAGTCTAAATGAGCTTAGATCTTTTACCATTTTAAGGAATTTAAAATTTGCATATTTGCGAATTTTTTATTGTATTTTTCATCATTTATAAATAATTCACATAAATATATTATAGATATCATTGTAGCTTACTTGCATGGAATGCGTGAATTAAAAGTTTAATTCATAAACTGTTTATAGTTTATCAGAGAAAATTAATCGCAACTGTAGGAATTAATGAATGTTATCTGCTATAAAGTTTTTTATAGCAATTAGTAGCAATTTGGTAAACATTCCTGATAGTAAATATAAATCAGTTGCATTCAAGGTACATAAAAATTTTATGTTTTCAGCATTTTCATTATTAGCAATTTTATCTAAAAACTAATTTTGTAAATAATT
It encodes:
- a CDS encoding SGNH/GDSL hydrolase family protein, translating into MKKNIKTWLLAMTSIAPISMISVACTSKNVQPNKDDKNKLSNKDKNVDNKSKINDRNINSKFLEENINVLALGDSITAGFNGEYSFELPGNFNSEKDKDVSGLSYPSFLVELLQRTKPNFVKNYDNYALSGSKIIDWLYLLEEPSFDYDIQKKKTPFKFLLNLDQDAKNPFRNRIRNQFGGFEKSNLKNLNTKIKEADFITLSIGANDIFENIDLNLLRKVAQNPINENVNLFKNSLLKIYNDNIKNFDILLKRIKLLNPKAQIVVVGYPFIFLRAKPLLDELFNESNLRFEVFEKLNEINKTVAKSNDVVYVETYDEKYWVDNAKKLTRSIFDIHPTEEGYKKMAIELFRKLAFNYTSPREINVNQNQRYVEKDEETIHKIFDTGLTNYRLREIIANFESKKTMYQLKIENQKNELFSIDRNIIKNLILSNDALFGSILSKVFAKEKRFSKFFENPQFKEKIISAILRADLIDKIDLEIQKYFDETNLPINKQNLTNVFVDILFNKNIILDAFKEFIKTDFDDLEKVTLAELITSIAARVDLIDPRLATIKENKNITDFIENTVLEVLNNKNDYLKANSFLDILKTYFKNNPNISFRPLIKGLISNEYIFDKLFEQLEKVVPGITGSKKFVKRVFESLPDFRIFHKLETHLINKITSGKFSLDFNIFSDLEISRQDLFYLVKDFVSLIEDNHVKRDLRQLINTILVGFFSEYGVVIDDPSLISFKNSLINDFVDRIDEYEKELLLTFNNESNNKLSNSLKVLFKVYLQGYENERIARDFISDVSKDIAKNDKLMDIVVEGIQKALKLENFEPSSDNLKIKNLVRSVLGNVGDTTLFKNTLDDILSQLKVGKINFGSISEVATSINFSILVKELTNIPNLLNLFEGNKIKSEHVVEFLNLITEKSPLTKIENLSAEKNPLFYSLNNLDKFHINSSFTTDVKLIFNISLFSKLKVFIKPVIDKIANNENVEQNKKFLYRLSAIILYSAYEGYFKNSPGIVRNLFFYYTYSWPIPTVASLIFSAYDGQNNEALVKEILGNIYAKIERNNRDSETNISQNDLAKIIYYNNEKNEDGTLWREKLFQFIKKGKAE
- a CDS encoding SGNH/GDSL hydrolase family protein; its protein translation is MKKIIKIGFLALTSIVPMSIVAASCTTAKANNKTFDSAIDSNGFLNKNLNIVALGDSITAGFNSEYSFELPGNFENSEGAKVKGLSYPSFFVDLLQKIKPNFVKHYENFALSSSKITDWLYLLQTPNFNYDPNVKGSVFKFLKNIDKEDKNPFKDRIKKQFGDFSPNSLGNLISQVKNAHFITLSAGANDLFKNLNFTLIQKIFQNPSEENVNEFNSSLIQTFQNIETNFDMLIKRIKTLNKNARVSIVGYPFILLRAKPFIDELFRGTDIPFKVFEKLNDIAKKVAKDNKVIYVETYDEKYWLDNAKSLAHSIFDIHPTEEGYKKIAMELLRKLAFNYKDPQEINVNQNQKYSEKDKVSIHKIFETNKTNEELKKIVERFESEKTSYQAEINSKKDELFSIQSNIINNWIAANKAAIKANLGKFFADNQNLKNLFNQDSFIDKIISAIQKSKLIDKTVINLHKYFDQTNLPINKTNLITFFLNQELIFILAKEFISIDFNTEEKVAISKGIAMLLNKIDLINPQLSSLKNNSVILRFIEDTILDVLNNKQLYGNANDFADLISIYLKNHPNIDFKELVKSILSNDFILEKIFEQIESRYPVLKENKKVIKAIITNITRFSIFDKFQKYIINKLISKQINFSEPSLKDFSDINIEGLDFLTLLSEINKIPDSDPIKKDFDGVYGIISNILSKSNKLQPKTS
- a CDS encoding lipoprotein 17-related variable surface protein encodes the protein MYFYKKILSPGSIASVISLPLIAASCGGTKKEDPKPNNPELKEVQDSLNNVTVTVANKNKLASTVQNNEVTVGTVAGFTFTVESVTGNDTTGELTVVVKSTKGQTSATKEFKISGFTKKSADQQPKETEEQKLRREAIFKYNGTPTEATSLNLDNIVLEKNQGFQIDKANSQIKIKIEASTLPPSVKKYAIAKLVLKKETKSYDFYVKFQLEQENPNGTKTTKEEFDQIKEPEVLTPEQKWEKIIITYKDNSLKNVVDFDFSNVELSDNTFTLETSKSKFITKGNEVIAKLVAKDGNKTFTKYLKLILSKNNVVVIMKIADSEFNNLENKSKEYQTDIEKVTFKYSEAITNNNRSLDFSKITLENNEKNNFKIDSKNSQYYSLSSKNDYLYVKFFLVTQDNLYRSEAIYKKIQFNMKDKVAAESNKQEFENVFVVLKEELLGLVNTIDDKILEKELIKNEINKHLTFDKVEDLRNKINTLRTKSNLLDVIEGLENSEPKKYEEFLQLINSNGDTSKIMSHFAIEKINLQNAIIALSTLKKVDYNEYKSILEKADTFKKLKEVKESIANKLKMMKTTK